In a single window of the Zea mays cultivar B73 chromosome 5, Zm-B73-REFERENCE-NAM-5.0, whole genome shotgun sequence genome:
- the LOC100273390 gene encoding Nucleoid-associated protein At2g24020, chloroplastic gives MAPSTALAPVAFRSAFSTPLASKPTRNRMNIEGAFCLPCSTRKRASYRPFRVYSLFGGKKDKDENGDEAPSKAGIFGNMQNLYETVKKAQMVVQVEAVRVQKELAATEIDGYCEGELIKVTLSGNQQPIRVEITEAAMELGAEKLSGLVNDAYKDAHQRSVQAMKERMADLAQSLGMPAGLGDGLK, from the exons ATGGCTCCCTCCACAGCTCTCGCTCCGGTGGCCTTCCGCTCCGCCTTCTCGACGCCGCTCGCGTCGAAACCTACCC GTAATAGAATGAACATAGAGGGCGCTTTCTGTTTGCCGTGTTCCACAAGGAAGAGAGCAAGTTATAGACCTTTCCGAGTGTACAGTTTATTTGGAGGGAAGAAGGATAAAGATGAGAATGGTGATGAGGCGCCATCGAAA GCAGGAATTTTTGGAAATATGCAAAATCTCTATGAAACTGTTAAGAAGGCCCAAATGGTTGTCCAAGTTGAGGCTGTCCGGGTGCAAAAGGAGCTTGCAGC GACTGAGATTGATGGTTATTGTGAAGGCGAACTAATCAAG GTTACACTTTCTGGAAACCAGCAACCTATTAGAGTTGAAATCACAGAAGCTGCGATGGAGTTGGGTGCTGAA AAACTTTCCGGGTTGGTCAACGATGCTTACAAGGATGCACACCAACGGAGCGTCCAG GCCATGAAAGAGAGGATGGCTGACTTGGCGCAGAGCCTGGGAATGCCTGCGGGCCTCGGCGATGGTCTCAAGTGA